In the genome of Kitasatospora cathayae, one region contains:
- a CDS encoding ADP-ribosylglycohydrolase family protein: MRTAVPALDSLRGLALGDAFGDRWFSVPADEAPADLAARAVRPAPWHWTDDTAMALVLVRHLTVHGEVRQDALAGEFAAEYAREYQRKYGPSMHRVLRGIGSGGDWRAITSGQFEGQGSYGNGAAMRVAPLGAWFAEDLDEVARQAELQALTTHFHPEAVAGAVAVALATALAVRSRGLRPPGRAELLTEVADRLPDSDVRSGLRIAARFPEHTSVRHAAGVLGSGLMISAPDTVPFALWSAAGHLDSLPEALWHTLAGWGDMDTTCAIAAGVVAGRTGLSDVPARWLAACEELPGWIAEATTAR, from the coding sequence ATGCGTACGGCCGTCCCGGCCCTGGACAGCCTGCGGGGGCTCGCGCTCGGCGACGCCTTCGGCGACCGGTGGTTCTCCGTCCCGGCGGACGAGGCACCCGCCGACCTGGCCGCCCGAGCGGTCCGCCCGGCGCCCTGGCACTGGACGGACGACACCGCGATGGCCCTCGTCCTGGTCCGCCACCTCACCGTCCACGGCGAGGTCCGGCAGGACGCGCTGGCCGGGGAGTTCGCGGCCGAGTACGCCCGCGAGTACCAGCGCAAGTACGGCCCGTCGATGCACCGGGTGCTGCGCGGGATCGGCTCCGGCGGGGACTGGCGCGCCATCACCTCGGGCCAGTTCGAGGGCCAGGGCTCGTACGGGAACGGCGCCGCGATGCGGGTCGCCCCGCTGGGTGCCTGGTTCGCCGAGGACCTGGACGAGGTGGCCCGGCAGGCCGAACTCCAGGCGCTCACCACCCACTTCCACCCGGAGGCGGTGGCCGGGGCGGTGGCGGTCGCGCTCGCCACGGCGCTCGCCGTCCGGAGCCGGGGCCTGCGTCCGCCCGGCCGGGCCGAGTTGCTCACCGAGGTCGCCGACCGCCTGCCGGACAGCGACGTCCGCTCCGGCCTGCGGATCGCCGCCCGGTTCCCGGAACACACCAGCGTCCGGCACGCCGCCGGCGTGCTCGGCTCGGGGCTGATGATCTCCGCCCCGGACACCGTCCCGTTCGCCCTCTGGTCCGCCGCCGGGCACCTGGACTCACTGCCCGAAGCGCTATGGCACACCCTGGCGGGCTGGGGCGACATGGACACCACCTGCGCCATCGCCGCCGGCGTCGTCGCCGGCCGCACCGGGCTCAGCGACGTCCCGGCCCGCTGGCTCGCCGCCTGCGAGGAGTTGCCCGGCTGGATCGCCGAGGCGACGACGGCCCGCTAG
- a CDS encoding class I SAM-dependent methyltransferase, whose amino-acid sequence MTTGQLSPRIDSPPQHRSSDPSPHGGDRLLFLAEALRTFHDTGALAPSGPDLVDALVVPATSRPNRPISVLEVGAGTGVVTRRLARVLRPGNWLHVVEANPRFADRLREDLVLAARRPGVELRLSACRVEELPEAADATIQTGGSGGERYDVIVSGANK is encoded by the coding sequence ATGACGACCGGACAGCTCAGCCCCAGGATCGACTCCCCTCCACAGCACCGCAGTTCAGACCCCTCACCGCACGGCGGCGACCGCCTGCTGTTCCTCGCCGAGGCGCTGCGTACCTTCCACGACACCGGCGCGCTGGCGCCGAGCGGCCCGGACCTGGTCGACGCGCTGGTGGTACCGGCCACCAGTCGCCCGAACCGGCCGATCTCGGTACTGGAGGTCGGGGCCGGAACGGGCGTGGTGACCCGCCGGCTGGCCCGGGTGCTGCGCCCGGGCAACTGGCTGCACGTGGTCGAGGCGAACCCGCGGTTCGCCGACCGGCTGCGGGAGGACCTGGTCCTGGCCGCCCGCCGGCCGGGGGTGGAACTGCGGCTGTCGGCATGCCGGGTGGAGGAGCTGCCGGAGGCGGCCGACGCCACGATCCAGACCGGAGGGAGCGGCGGCGAGCGCTACGACGTGATCGTGTCCGGGGCGAACAAATGA
- a CDS encoding TIGR03842 family LLM class F420-dependent oxidoreductase gives MDIGLVLQTDPPARLLIDRMIRAEQAGFSHGWTFDSCVLWQEPFVIYSRILAETERLTVGPMVTNPSTRTWEVTASLFATLNDMYGNRTICGIGRGDSAMRVAGRRPATLDRLSQAMHTIKELAEGRTVEVDGTEMHLPWVGPGAALPVWMGAYGPKALALTGRQADGFILQLADPYLTEYMIKAVRTAAAEAGRDPASVTICVAAPAYVTADDSPAALAHAREQCRWFGGMVGNHVADLVSHYGEHSGLVPDALTDYIKNREGYDYSHHGRAGNPDTAFVPDEIVDRFCLIGPVEAQRARLAELRSLGVDQFAVYAMHDAVEATIDAYGTDVIPQL, from the coding sequence ATGGACATCGGCCTCGTCCTGCAGACCGACCCGCCCGCCCGCCTGCTCATCGACCGGATGATCCGCGCCGAGCAGGCCGGGTTCAGCCACGGCTGGACGTTCGACTCCTGCGTGCTGTGGCAGGAGCCCTTCGTCATCTACAGCCGCATCCTCGCCGAGACCGAGCGCCTGACCGTCGGCCCGATGGTCACCAACCCCTCCACCCGCACCTGGGAGGTCACCGCCTCCCTGTTCGCCACGCTCAACGACATGTACGGCAACCGCACGATCTGCGGCATCGGCCGCGGTGACTCCGCCATGAGGGTCGCCGGACGCCGACCCGCCACCCTCGACCGGCTCTCCCAAGCCATGCACACCATCAAGGAGTTGGCCGAGGGACGTACCGTCGAGGTGGACGGCACCGAGATGCACCTGCCGTGGGTCGGCCCCGGCGCCGCGCTGCCGGTCTGGATGGGTGCGTACGGCCCCAAGGCGCTAGCACTGACCGGGCGTCAGGCGGACGGGTTCATCCTGCAGTTGGCCGACCCGTACCTCACCGAATACATGATCAAGGCGGTCCGAACGGCGGCCGCCGAGGCGGGCCGGGACCCGGCCTCGGTCACCATCTGCGTGGCCGCGCCCGCGTACGTCACCGCCGACGACTCGCCCGCCGCGCTCGCCCACGCCCGGGAGCAGTGCCGCTGGTTCGGTGGAATGGTCGGCAACCACGTCGCGGACCTGGTCAGCCACTACGGCGAGCACTCCGGCCTGGTGCCCGACGCCCTCACCGACTACATCAAGAACCGCGAGGGCTACGACTACAGCCACCACGGCCGGGCCGGGAACCCCGACACGGCCTTCGTCCCGGACGAGATCGTCGACCGCTTCTGCCTGATCGGTCCGGTGGAGGCCCAGCGTGCCCGGCTCGCCGAACTCCGCTCGCTCGGCGTCGACCAGTTCGCCGTCTACGCCATGCACGACGCGGTCGAAGCCACCATCGACGCGTACGGAACGGACGTCATCCCCCAGCTCTGA
- a CDS encoding aldo/keto reductase, protein MTSTSRPAQRRLGTSGPVTSALGLGCMGMSDLYGPADEAESIATIHAALDAGVTLLDTGDFYGMGHNELLIHEALRGRDRDGVQISVKFGAQRGPDGQWLGYDARPAATKTALAYTLRRLRTDHIDVYRPARLDPDVPIEETVGAIADLVKAGYVRHIGLSEVGADTLRRAAAVHPISDLQIEYSLLSRSIESAVLPAARELGIGITAYGVLSRGLLSGHWNPDRSLAGTDFRGHSPRFQGDNLAHNLALVEALRAVADDKRASVAQVAIAWVASRGEDVVPLVGARRRDRLAEALGSLDVTLTPADLAAIEAAVPAGAAAGDRYAADQMARLDSER, encoded by the coding sequence ATGACCTCGACCTCCCGCCCCGCCCAGCGCCGCCTCGGCACCTCCGGCCCCGTCACCTCCGCCCTCGGCCTCGGCTGCATGGGCATGTCCGACCTCTACGGCCCCGCCGACGAGGCCGAGAGCATCGCCACCATCCACGCCGCGCTGGACGCCGGGGTCACCCTCCTCGACACCGGCGACTTCTACGGCATGGGCCACAACGAACTGCTGATCCACGAGGCCCTGCGCGGCCGCGACCGCGACGGCGTGCAGATCAGCGTGAAGTTCGGCGCCCAACGCGGCCCGGACGGCCAGTGGCTCGGCTACGACGCCCGCCCGGCCGCCACCAAGACCGCGCTCGCCTACACCCTGCGCCGCCTGCGCACCGACCACATCGACGTCTACCGCCCGGCCCGTCTCGACCCGGACGTCCCGATCGAGGAGACCGTCGGCGCCATCGCCGACCTGGTGAAGGCCGGCTACGTCCGCCACATCGGCCTCTCCGAGGTCGGCGCCGACACCCTGCGCCGCGCCGCCGCCGTGCACCCGATCAGCGACCTGCAGATCGAGTACTCGCTGCTCTCCCGCTCGATCGAGTCCGCCGTCCTGCCCGCCGCCCGCGAACTCGGCATCGGCATCACCGCGTACGGCGTGCTCTCCCGCGGCCTGCTCAGCGGCCACTGGAACCCGGACCGCTCGCTCGCCGGCACCGACTTCCGCGGCCACAGCCCGCGCTTCCAGGGCGACAACCTGGCCCACAACCTCGCGCTGGTCGAGGCGCTGCGCGCGGTCGCCGACGACAAGCGGGCGAGCGTCGCCCAGGTCGCCATCGCCTGGGTGGCCTCGCGCGGTGAGGACGTCGTCCCGCTGGTCGGAGCCCGCCGCCGGGACCGGCTGGCCGAGGCCCTCGGCTCGCTGGACGTCACGCTGACCCCGGCCGACCTCGCCGCCATCGAGGCCGCCGTCCCCGCCGGAGCCGCCGCCGGCGACCGGTACGCTGCCGACCAGATGGCGCGCCTGGACAGCGAGCGCTGA
- the hydA gene encoding dihydropyrimidinase yields the protein MTTRDPQQRTVVRGGLVITATDELHADVLIEGERVAALAATGSAAAEAWTADTVIDATGHYVIPGGVDAHTHMELPFGGTAASDTFETGTRAAAWGGTTTIVDFAVQPVGGALREGLDAWHAKAEGNCAIDYAFHTIVSDVNDAVLKEMDALVDSGESTSFKLFMAYPGVFYSDDGRILRAMQRGAANGGLIMMHAENGIAIDVLVEQALAAGHTAPRFHGEVRRELLEAEATHRAIKLAEVAGSPLYVVHVSAASALDELARARDTGLNVFGETCPQYLFLSTDNLAEEGADGFEGAKYVCSTPLRPREHQAALWRGLRTNDLQVVSTDHCPFCYVGQKELGRGDFSKIPNGLPGVENRMDLLHQAVVDGHISRRRWVEIACTTPARMFGLHPRKGTIAPGADADLVVYDPTAVQTVSAATHHMNVDYSAYEGRRLAGRARTVLSRGTVVLDDGHWLGRAGHGTFLRRDTCQYLT from the coding sequence ATGACCACCCGCGACCCGCAGCAGCGCACCGTCGTCCGCGGCGGCCTCGTCATCACCGCCACCGACGAACTCCACGCCGACGTCCTGATCGAGGGCGAGCGCGTCGCCGCCCTGGCCGCCACCGGCAGCGCCGCCGCCGAGGCCTGGACCGCCGACACCGTCATCGACGCCACCGGCCACTACGTCATCCCGGGCGGCGTCGACGCCCACACCCACATGGAGCTGCCGTTCGGCGGCACCGCGGCCTCCGACACCTTCGAGACCGGCACCCGCGCCGCCGCCTGGGGCGGCACCACCACCATCGTCGACTTCGCCGTACAGCCCGTCGGCGGCGCGCTGCGCGAAGGCCTGGACGCCTGGCACGCCAAGGCCGAGGGCAACTGCGCCATCGACTACGCCTTCCACACCATCGTCTCGGACGTCAACGACGCCGTCCTCAAGGAGATGGACGCGCTGGTCGATTCCGGCGAGTCCACCTCCTTCAAGCTCTTCATGGCCTACCCCGGCGTCTTCTACAGCGACGACGGCCGCATCCTGCGTGCCATGCAGCGCGGGGCGGCGAACGGCGGGCTGATCATGATGCACGCCGAGAACGGCATCGCCATCGACGTGCTGGTCGAACAGGCCCTCGCCGCCGGGCACACCGCCCCGCGCTTCCACGGCGAGGTCCGGCGCGAACTGCTCGAGGCCGAGGCCACCCACCGGGCCATCAAGCTCGCCGAGGTGGCCGGCAGCCCGCTCTACGTCGTGCACGTCTCCGCCGCCTCCGCGCTGGACGAACTCGCCCGCGCCCGCGACACCGGGCTCAACGTCTTCGGCGAGACCTGCCCGCAGTACCTCTTCCTCTCCACCGACAACCTCGCCGAGGAGGGGGCGGACGGCTTCGAGGGCGCCAAGTACGTGTGCAGCACGCCGCTGCGACCGCGTGAACACCAGGCGGCGCTCTGGCGGGGGCTGCGCACCAACGACCTCCAGGTGGTGTCCACCGACCACTGCCCGTTCTGCTACGTCGGGCAGAAGGAACTCGGCCGCGGCGACTTCTCGAAGATCCCCAACGGCCTCCCGGGCGTGGAGAACCGGATGGACCTGCTGCACCAGGCGGTGGTGGACGGGCACATCAGCCGGCGCCGCTGGGTCGAGATCGCCTGCACCACCCCGGCTCGGATGTTCGGGCTGCACCCGCGCAAGGGCACCATCGCGCCGGGCGCGGACGCCGACCTGGTCGTCTACGACCCCACCGCGGTGCAGACCGTCTCCGCCGCCACCCACCACATGAACGTGGACTACTCGGCCTACGAGGGCCGCAGACTCGCCGGCCGGGCCCGGACGGTGCTCTCGCGCGGCACCGTGGTGCTGGACGACGGCCACTGGCTCGGCCGGGCCGGGCACGGCACCTTCCTGCGCCGCGACACCTGCCAGTACCTGACCTGA
- a CDS encoding TetR family transcriptional regulator yields the protein MTTDTALTAEQILIAAEEVLRRFGPAKATVVDVARELGVSHSSVYRHFPSKAALREAVTQRWLDQAHFELKAISEDSGTASERLQHWLSTLFAAKRKKALDDPELFATYLVLAEENSAVVDAHIETLVKQLAEIFQDGVERKEFKPAHILSTARAVFDATAPFHDPVFAATWSEPTADERFKAVWKLVLGGLKAK from the coding sequence GTGACCACGGACACCGCACTCACCGCCGAGCAGATCCTGATCGCGGCGGAGGAAGTCCTCCGGCGGTTCGGCCCGGCCAAGGCCACCGTCGTGGACGTCGCCCGGGAACTCGGCGTCAGCCACAGCAGCGTCTACCGCCACTTCCCCAGCAAGGCGGCCCTGCGCGAGGCGGTCACCCAGCGCTGGCTCGACCAGGCGCACTTCGAGCTGAAGGCCATCTCGGAGGACTCCGGCACCGCTTCCGAACGCCTCCAGCACTGGCTGAGCACGCTGTTCGCGGCCAAGCGGAAGAAGGCGCTGGACGACCCGGAGCTGTTCGCGACCTACCTGGTGCTGGCCGAGGAGAACAGCGCCGTCGTCGACGCGCACATCGAGACCCTGGTCAAGCAGCTCGCCGAGATCTTCCAGGACGGCGTGGAGCGCAAGGAGTTCAAGCCCGCGCACATCCTCAGCACCGCGCGCGCGGTCTTCGACGCCACCGCGCCCTTCCACGACCCGGTGTTCGCGGCCACCTGGTCCGAGCCGACCGCGGACGAGCGCTTCAAGGCCGTCTGGAAGCTCGTTCTCGGCGGCCTGAAGGCCAAGTAG
- a CDS encoding sensor histidine kinase has protein sequence MRVPAPALRDLTDLVGEVNQAGQWVQLVLSGDPAAVPTTHRLAVHRVVQEALTNARKHAHAAPVVVRVGYGTPATTVEVRNGPGEAASNGPGVGGGYGLVGLGERVGAPGGHLDAGPDGAGGFRLSARLPVPDRRPQAAPDPSPPLVPARVDGSNPRPRRSRPESPGSKPPPPPPHVPPHPQPKDHG, from the coding sequence GTGCGCGTTCCGGCGCCTGCCCTGCGCGACCTCACCGACCTGGTCGGAGAGGTGAATCAGGCCGGGCAGTGGGTCCAACTCGTCCTCTCCGGCGACCCGGCGGCCGTGCCCACCACCCACCGGCTCGCGGTGCACCGGGTCGTTCAGGAGGCGCTGACCAATGCCCGCAAGCACGCGCACGCCGCACCCGTCGTCGTCCGGGTCGGCTACGGCACGCCGGCGACCACCGTTGAGGTCCGCAACGGTCCGGGCGAGGCCGCGTCGAACGGGCCGGGCGTCGGCGGCGGGTACGGGCTGGTGGGGCTCGGCGAACGGGTCGGCGCGCCGGGCGGCCACCTGGACGCGGGGCCGGACGGCGCCGGCGGCTTCCGGCTCTCCGCCCGGCTGCCCGTGCCGGACCGGCGGCCGCAGGCGGCTCCGGATCCCTCCCCGCCCCTTGTGCCTGCGCGGGTGGACGGTTCGAACCCGCGGCCCCGGCGGTCGCGGCCGGAGTCCCCGGGCTCGAAGCCCCCGCCCCCGCCGCCGCACGTGCCCCCGCACCCGCAGCCGAAGGACCACGGATGA
- a CDS encoding NCS1 family nucleobase:cation symporter-1, whose protein sequence is MADTATGGGRQRQHPDGRVELDPAEGELPPNGFTSDDLRPVPVRRRTWTTYNFLALWVGMAHNIPSWTLASGLVAIGMDWKQAVLTIALANLIVLVPMLLTGHAGTKYGIPFPVFARASFGLRGANLPALIRAAVACAWFGIQTWIGGEGIFLLAGKLFGESWRTATEFGGYPWTQWASFLLFWLVEMAIIARGMEALRRFENWAAPFVIVGALALLVWIGVKAGGLGPLLDQPSKLGWGGGFWKVFFPSLMGMIGFWSTLSLNIPDFTRFGGSQRAQIRGQALGLPTTMTLFALLSVLVTSGSEAVYGEPVWDPIKLAAKMESPVAILFALLVVLVATLSVNIAANVVSPAYDLTNLVPRFVNFRTGALITGVVGIAIFPWKLTADPHVYIYVWLGVVGGLLGTVAGVLIADYWVLRRTRLRLADLYRPSGSYWYAAGWNWRAVVALLIGGLLAVGGSYSSLDEHGTKQGPFPVDGLIPFLKPLADYGWAIGFASASVVYLALSGLVPGRGSSANRFQMTDDR, encoded by the coding sequence ATGGCCGACACCGCGACCGGCGGCGGAAGACAGCGGCAGCACCCCGACGGCCGGGTCGAACTCGACCCGGCCGAGGGGGAGTTGCCTCCCAATGGCTTCACCAGCGACGACCTCCGGCCGGTCCCGGTGCGGCGGCGCACCTGGACCACCTACAACTTCCTCGCGCTCTGGGTCGGCATGGCCCACAACATCCCGTCCTGGACACTGGCTTCGGGCCTGGTCGCGATCGGGATGGACTGGAAGCAGGCGGTGCTGACCATCGCCCTCGCCAACCTGATCGTGCTCGTTCCGATGCTCCTCACCGGGCACGCCGGCACCAAGTACGGCATTCCGTTCCCGGTCTTCGCCCGGGCCTCGTTCGGCCTGCGCGGCGCCAATCTGCCCGCGCTCATCCGGGCGGCGGTGGCCTGCGCGTGGTTCGGCATCCAGACCTGGATCGGGGGCGAGGGGATCTTCCTGCTGGCGGGCAAGCTGTTCGGCGAATCCTGGCGCACGGCAACGGAGTTCGGCGGTTACCCGTGGACGCAGTGGGCCTCCTTCCTGCTGTTCTGGCTGGTCGAGATGGCCATCATCGCCCGGGGGATGGAGGCGCTGCGGCGCTTCGAGAACTGGGCGGCGCCGTTCGTCATCGTCGGCGCGCTCGCCCTGTTGGTGTGGATCGGGGTCAAGGCGGGCGGGCTGGGACCCCTGCTCGACCAGCCGTCCAAACTGGGCTGGGGCGGCGGGTTCTGGAAGGTCTTCTTCCCGTCGCTGATGGGGATGATCGGGTTCTGGTCCACGCTGTCGCTCAACATCCCCGACTTCACCCGCTTCGGCGGCAGCCAGCGGGCCCAGATCCGCGGCCAGGCGCTCGGCCTGCCGACGACGATGACGCTCTTCGCGCTGCTTTCGGTGCTGGTCACCTCCGGTTCGGAGGCGGTGTACGGCGAGCCGGTGTGGGACCCGATCAAGCTCGCCGCGAAGATGGAGAGCCCGGTCGCCATCCTGTTCGCGCTGCTGGTCGTCCTGGTCGCGACGCTGTCGGTGAACATCGCCGCCAACGTCGTCTCGCCGGCCTACGACCTGACCAACCTGGTGCCCCGGTTCGTCAACTTCCGTACCGGGGCGCTGATCACGGGCGTGGTCGGGATCGCGATCTTCCCGTGGAAGCTGACCGCCGACCCGCACGTCTACATCTACGTCTGGCTGGGCGTGGTCGGCGGCCTGCTCGGCACGGTCGCCGGGGTGCTGATCGCGGACTACTGGGTGCTGCGCCGCACCCGCCTCCGACTCGCCGACCTCTACCGGCCGTCCGGCTCCTACTGGTACGCGGCCGGCTGGAACTGGCGCGCGGTCGTCGCCCTACTGATCGGCGGCCTGCTGGCGGTCGGCGGCTCGTACTCCAGCCTCGACGAGCACGGCACCAAACAGGGCCCCTTCCCGGTGGACGGCCTGATCCCCTTCCTCAAACCACTCGCCGACTACGGCTGGGCCATCGGCTTCGCCTCGGCCTCGGTGGTGTACCTGGCACTCAGCGGGCTGGTGCCTGGCCGAGGGAGTTCAGCGAACAGATTTCAGATGACGGATGACAGATGA
- a CDS encoding GlsB/YeaQ/YmgE family stress response membrane protein, with product MSIIAWIVLGLVAGALAKLLLPGRDPGGLIVTTLIGIAGSFVGGWIASHFLHRSITARFFDGPTWVSAIGGALVLLIAYRLLFGNSRR from the coding sequence ATGAGCATCATCGCGTGGATCGTGCTGGGCCTGGTGGCCGGGGCCCTGGCCAAGCTGCTGTTGCCGGGGCGGGACCCGGGCGGGCTGATCGTGACGACCCTGATCGGGATCGCCGGCTCCTTCGTCGGCGGCTGGATCGCGTCGCACTTCCTGCACCGGTCGATCACGGCGCGCTTCTTCGACGGGCCGACCTGGGTGTCCGCGATCGGCGGGGCGCTGGTGCTGCTGATCGCGTACCGGCTGCTGTTCGGCAACTCGCGCCGCTGA
- a CDS encoding histidine kinase dimerization/phosphoacceptor domain-containing protein: MRTGLLGWYGPDQRPWVGSLLLFGILALTAEEGLFQWLHADGPLCLPRTVVATLAALSLLFARCHPAVSAVLPVLTSSLFNRAFPGLFSVFHLASLGRTGPAVTGAAVIVLVSAARADSLADWAGTTGSQLLLQVAVLSFGLWLHSRRVMIRTLRERVEIPRRERELRAEQARSAERARIAREMHDVLAHRLSLLVLHAGVLRDQARAGTVAADPDRLTHRLELLRTTAARSTTCATSWAPCAPTHRGRQPPRPTRPYPPGPCAFRRLPCATSPTWSER; the protein is encoded by the coding sequence ATGCGCACAGGTCTGCTCGGCTGGTACGGCCCGGACCAGCGGCCCTGGGTCGGCAGCCTGCTGCTGTTCGGCATCCTCGCCCTCACCGCTGAGGAGGGCCTCTTCCAGTGGCTGCACGCCGACGGCCCGCTGTGCCTGCCCCGGACCGTGGTGGCCACGCTGGCCGCGCTCTCGCTCCTGTTCGCCCGTTGCCACCCGGCCGTCTCGGCCGTCCTGCCGGTGCTCACCAGCAGCCTCTTCAACCGGGCCTTTCCCGGCCTGTTCAGCGTCTTCCACCTCGCCTCCCTCGGCCGGACCGGTCCAGCGGTGACCGGAGCTGCGGTCATCGTGCTGGTCAGTGCGGCCCGGGCCGACTCGTTGGCCGACTGGGCAGGCACCACAGGCTCCCAACTACTGCTCCAGGTAGCTGTGTTGTCTTTCGGACTGTGGCTGCACAGCCGCCGGGTGATGATCCGCACCCTGCGCGAGCGGGTCGAAATCCCGCGCCGGGAGCGGGAGTTGCGGGCCGAACAGGCCCGATCGGCCGAACGCGCCCGGATCGCCCGGGAGATGCACGACGTGCTGGCCCACCGACTGAGCCTGCTGGTGCTGCACGCCGGAGTGCTGCGCGACCAGGCCAGGGCCGGTACCGTCGCCGCGGATCCGGACCGGCTCACCCACCGGCTCGAACTGCTGCGCACCACCGCCGCCCGCTCGACGACCTGCGCGACGTCCTGGGCGCCCTGCGCGCCGACCCACCGGGGTCGACAGCCGCCGAGGCCGACCCGCCCGTACCCGCCGGGGCCGTGCGCGTTCCGGCGCCTGCCCTGCGCGACCTCACCGACCTGGTCGGAGAGGTGA
- a CDS encoding M20 family metallopeptidase — translation MSPQVVGPPAAQGAAAEPDRAPVAVPAAAGGEALAPAAGSTAGHANSSTTAAAGALTSGNTASGTIASASAASASTAASGTTAALPGLPQALSARARTLAGAVRRRCADLARIESPSGDAPRLDALAEELAAGFRATGATARREPGPAGDHLVIEWEGRDETLPHLLIVGHHDTVWPVGTLADWPVAEQDGRLTGPGVVDMKGGLAVLEGALALLADLGERPHRTVRLVVVSDEEVGSPDGRRLVERQLRGAAAVLGLEPPHPDGRLKTARRGSTRVRLTVTGREAHAGNDAHDGVSAVDELVDQLVLVRGLAGQPGTELNAGRISGGSRANVVAGRAEAELGLRFSTAEAQRRTLDNLARLTALRPGARVRTEVLSSRPAWPERTGNPLLRHVRSLAAVLGQQLDGAPAGGAGDTNLPGSRGLPTLDGFGAVGAGAHARHEYIRLDQLAPRIALLAALLAVPLPRLRNRGEG, via the coding sequence TTGAGTCCCCAGGTCGTCGGGCCGCCGGCCGCGCAGGGTGCCGCCGCCGAACCCGACCGCGCACCCGTGGCCGTTCCGGCCGCCGCCGGCGGCGAAGCCCTGGCCCCCGCGGCCGGCTCCACTGCCGGTCATGCCAATTCCAGTACCACCGCTGCTGCGGGCGCCCTTACCTCCGGCAACACTGCCTCCGGAACCATCGCCTCCGCCAGCGCCGCCTCTGCCAGCACCGCCGCCTCCGGAACCACCGCGGCCCTGCCCGGACTGCCGCAGGCGCTCAGTGCCCGGGCCCGCACCCTCGCGGGTGCCGTCCGGCGGCGCTGCGCGGACCTCGCCCGGATCGAGTCACCGAGTGGAGACGCGCCACGACTCGACGCGCTCGCCGAGGAGTTGGCCGCCGGGTTCCGCGCCACCGGGGCCACCGCACGCCGCGAGCCCGGGCCGGCCGGCGACCACCTCGTGATCGAGTGGGAGGGCCGGGACGAGACCCTGCCGCACCTGCTGATCGTCGGCCACCACGACACCGTCTGGCCGGTCGGCACCCTGGCGGACTGGCCGGTGGCCGAGCAGGACGGTCGGCTCACCGGGCCCGGCGTGGTCGACATGAAGGGCGGACTGGCCGTCCTGGAGGGCGCGTTGGCGCTGCTCGCGGACCTGGGGGAGCGACCGCACCGCACCGTGCGGCTGGTCGTGGTGTCCGACGAGGAGGTCGGCAGTCCGGACGGGCGGCGCCTGGTCGAACGCCAACTACGCGGCGCGGCAGCTGTTCTGGGGCTGGAGCCGCCGCACCCGGACGGGCGGCTGAAGACCGCGCGGCGAGGCAGCACCCGGGTGCGCCTCACCGTCACCGGGCGGGAAGCGCACGCGGGCAACGACGCCCACGACGGGGTGTCGGCGGTGGACGAGCTCGTCGATCAGCTCGTGCTCGTCCGCGGCCTCGCGGGCCAGCCCGGAACCGAGCTCAACGCCGGTCGGATCAGCGGGGGTTCGCGGGCCAACGTGGTGGCCGGACGGGCCGAGGCCGAGCTCGGCCTGCGGTTCTCCACCGCCGAGGCGCAGCGCCGCACGCTCGACAACCTCGCCCGGCTGACCGCGCTGCGGCCGGGTGCGCGGGTGCGCACCGAGGTGCTGTCCAGTCGGCCGGCCTGGCCCGAGCGGACCGGCAACCCGCTGCTCAGGCACGTGCGTTCGCTCGCCGCTGTGCTCGGGCAGCAGCTGGACGGTGCCCCGGCGGGAGGGGCCGGGGACACCAATCTGCCCGGCTCGCGCGGACTGCCGACGCTGGATGGCTTCGGCGCGGTGGGTGCCGGTGCGCACGCCCGGCACGAATACATCCGGCTGGACCAGCTAGCGCCGCGGATCGCCCTGCTGGCGGCGCTGCTCGCCGTTCCGCTGCCCCGGCTGCGGAACCGCGGGGAGGGGTGA